The genomic segment GAAAATCTGGAACAATGGTAAACCTTCCCAACAGTTGCCGGCCTACCAAAATTATTCCAAGAACACTTTGTCGACTCATCCAGGGGTTCATCACACTCATAAGTTAAGGCCAGTGTTCacgattcaacaataagaattAATTCTTAttatattcaacttttttttcttttttctgttgccCAAATTGTAGAAGATGTGTACAGTCGGGGGTTAAAGTGTGATTCAGCAGGTCGGGGAACCCTAAAATTGTTTATAGGCTTTGTGTGGGGAAAAGAAACTTAACTCACAATAATTTTTATTGAGCGCTCCAGTACATATGCttagtgtacaggctgtgatcagctgacctgctgttCTATGTGTATTTACACAACTAAATTAAACCAGTTGTTAGCAGACGTGTCATTAGTTGTcgtggctgatttccatcctctacactgacagtacactgtttATGCTGTCTTTATACGTATTGGACTGTATAAAGTTCGTATGAAGGTGGAATTTAAGCATCATCAGCTGAAATTCATatgaatctctgctacacttgatgtaacccAACTCTGACCATAAAACCACAGCAGTCACACACTATTCTCTAAAGTGCTGAATtcatcacagtacagcaaactaacctgcAGAGTATTTTTAATGCAGCCTTTAAATAGCAGTTAGTCTGCCTCAGTTTGACTTGCAGCATGTttcacaacataaaaaaaataataatgtcacGTAcagaccaatgactgtagacccaacatctgatttaaaaacatgaggcCGTGTAAGCTTGTAATGTATCAAAtcccactgagcagtccttacctttaaatctaacctctcttcttcctctccatctctgagtgaagttagcccTCTTTCTTTTATCTCCcagtgaaaaacagcagcaggacctttagctagcaacacgCTGCACACaagcagtttgtgtgtttgctgatgtttgttgagctgatagaaacattgcatttgaaattacctgacaCTTAAAAAAGTtactcctcctctgctcctcttcaGTAGCGCTAGGCTAGGTAGATGCTGAAGTACCACAACCGCAACTTATGGACACCTGCAGTCGTTCACGTAGTGTTgttcaaaaacaacaacaacaaaagcgtCCCACTTTGAACCCCTGACTTTGGCACTCAGCATCTCTTTTTATTCGACATTCTCTGGTGATTAATACAGGAACAGGACTCCCtttcatgtgttactgtttaggCTCAGATGGGTTTGATGTTTGGAGGCTGGCAGTGACAAAATTCTAACTTGTTAAAGAAAAAGTAACGAGCCTGTTTTGAAgatgtaaggagtagaaagtacagatatttgtttaaaaatgttgggagtaaaagtaaaaagcaatcagaaaataaatactcaaGGAAAgtacatgaaacatgaaaattgTACTTAAGTATCTCTGTTGTGGACTGATTTGACAAAAGTTGAagtttttgaaatgtttgaGTTGCATAAAACTAACATtgaatttcataaaaagaaatcattccaacagtcaaacatggcggTGGTAGtatgatggtctggggctgcgtTGATGCCTCAAGGCCTGGATGACTTACTGTAATTGATAGAACCTTGAactctgctctctaccagaaaatcctgcaGGAAAATATCCAGCCATCTGTTCAAGCCTTGAAGCTCAACACACATGGGTGATGCAGCAGgaaaatgatccaaaacacaccagcaagtccacctctgagtAGCTCTAAAATACATAGTGAatgttttggagtggcctagaCAAAGTCGGAACTTAAATCCGACCAAGGCATGAAATTAAATAGGCTGGTCAAccttaaaaacattttgatcAATCTTAAAAACCCTCCATTGtggctaaatttaaaaaattcaacAAAGAAGAGTAAGCCAAAATTTCTCCACAGTAATGCGAAAGACTCATTGTCAGTCATCCAGTTACCGCAAATGCTTGCACAAGCAGTTAGAGGTTAGAGGTCGTAtagggccaggtaggtttggatagctaGTTTTTGCTTACTAAATGAAATCATTGCTGAAAAACTGCATTATGTATTTACTCAGAAATCAAAATCAGGAAGAAATGAGGAAGTGGGCACTGTAAAAGtggctttttaaaatgaatcaaCCAGCAGTCACTGTTCACTGCTCACCCGCTTCTGGagttaatgtttattttaacattttgctCGGATTGTAACCTGATGCTTTCTTGACTTTTGTGAATAATATATCAGCAGTAAGACCCATTATTAAGAGTATTCTGGTATTCTTTTTCAAATGCAGTACCAAGGATTTGACCACAAGATGTCAACATTTTTCCACATAAAAACAATCCCTTGATGGCAATTTAGTGTGTTCATTCTATCATTATTGTACAGGAAGTAATGCATTTTACTTGTAAAAAGTAAGTTTTTTACCCCACATTTGACtcaagaatactttggtatacagtgATCATGGTaaactcagtgactgcaaggtgcccaggtcctgttgCTGCAAAACAAGTCCAAATCATCagccctccaccaccatgcttcagCTTGTTTGTGACAATATGCTATGTTTGATTTTCACCAAACATGGTGTTGTGTATTATGATCAAACAGCTGCACTTTGATCTTGTTTGTCCAAAGAACAGAAGTCTTAAAGCttgttcagatgcagctttgcaaacccAAGGATGTGTCCATGTTCCTTTTAGAGGGTAGAGGCAGCTTTTgctaggcaaggcaaggcaaggcaaggcaagtttatttatatagcacaattcaacaacaaggtgattcaaagtgctttacagagacattaaaaaacaaaaacaaataaaaagtatgatttaaaattgattaaaaaaaacagtagataaaatcagaacagtaaataaaattagtagttaaaatgtaagttttgaaatttaagcttaaaagtgtggatttggtgttttattcaaatgcagctgagaacaggtgagtcttcaacctggatttaaataaactgagtgtttcagctgatctgaggctttctgggagtttgttccagatatatggagcataaaagctgaatgcagcttctccgtgtctggttctgactctgggaactgataaaaaacaggatccagatgacctgagggatctggaaggttcatactgggtcaggaggtcactgatgtattttggtcctaaaccattcagagctttatagaccagcatcagaactttaaagtctatccgatgacagacagacagccagtgtaaagacctcagagctggactgatgtggtccacttttttggtcttagtgaggactcgagcagcagagttctgaattagctgtagttgtctgactgattttttaggtagacctgtaaagatgctgttacagtaatcaagcctactaaagatgaatgcatggactagcttttccaggtcctgttgagacatcagatcttttatccttgatatattcttgaggtgatagtaagctgattttgttattgtcttaatgtgtttttctaagtttaggtctgcatccatcactacacccaaatttctcgcctggtttgtggtttttaggtgtataggttgaagttctctggtgacctgtaatcgtttttctttggcaccaaagactattacttcagttttgtttttgtttagctggagaaaattgtggcacaaccagtcattaatttcctcaatgcatttaccaagagcctgtacagggcctcggtctccaggtgacattgtgatatatatttgtgtgtcatctgcgtagctatgatagtttattttgttgttctttataatctgtgccagtgggagcatgtaaatgttaaacagaaggggtcccaagatggaaccttggggaactccacatgtgatacttgtctgctcagatgtgaagttacctattgatacaaagtatttcctgttttctaagtatgttttgaaccagtttagtacagttcctgaaagacctgcccagttctccagtcgtttgagtaatatgttgtggtcaactgtatcaaatgctgcactgagatccagtaaaactaagactgacatttttccactgtctgtattcagacatatgtcattaaacactttggtcagagcggtttcagtgctgtggttctgtctaaaacctgactggaaggcatcatagcagttattctgttttaagaagtaattgagctgttgagaaactgctttttcaatgatcttacttaaaaatgggagatttgagatcggcctgtagttgttcatttgtgtcttgtcaagattatcctttttcagtataggttttattacagcagtttttagtggttctgggaacacacctgacattaaagagaagttgacgatctgtaacaggtctgactccaaagtctttgagacctttttgaaaaaacttgttggcaggacatctaaacagcaagaggaggagttcagttgacctaagatgtcctccaggtctttgctgttaatagggtgaaactgtttgatggtgtttaaacagtttttcggtggacacagtacatatcctgaatctgctgttgatgtaccaattgcttgtctaatcttttggattttgtctgtgaagaatttggcaaagtcattgcaggccatggtcgaatgaagttcagctgccactgacacaggagggtttgttagcctgtcaactgtagaaaataagacccgagcattatgactgtttttggtgatgatgtcagagaagtaggacctccttgcactcctcagttgtaaattataattgtgaagccaaacttgtttagtctttttataattttatggtcatgaatttttaaatgtaacatgCTAACTGGGGCCTGCatagtctgagatgtagctgtTTGGAATTGcatggtctgaccttggggtgaattttctGGGACATTCACTCCTAGGAAGATTGTGGCACATCTAAGGCCTCCAACCAGCAAACTACCAAAATTTACTTGTGATCACAATTTATTATGATTAGTTACTTAAGTGTATTGAGGCAGTATGTGTTTTCGTTGTTTTTTACAGGAATGCAGAGTCCTGTGAAACAATTTATTTCCCTTTAATGTCATGTTGTCTCACACTTTCAGTCCCTCTGAACtagaatgaatgaaatgaactATAAGTCTAACAGGGTACAAAACACCAAACTTCAAGAATGACCACAAAATAAAAACGACTGACGTTTtaacaaaaaatttaaattctTCAAGCATAAGTATTGTTTTCTCTCCTGTCCAATTTTGTATTTGCTGGCATTTAGATGTGTAAACACTTGACAGTTCTGTCTGATGTCTGGTCAATTATGTGTCGTTTGTTTGCTTCAGTGATacttttttaattatatatatttttttttatctccgtAGACTTAAAAAGCAACAGTGTGTTTCAACAAGAACTTTATGCACTGACCCAACCCATGCACCACATCTTGAAATCTACATTTGTGATGCTATACTGCCACTGTCAAGTGCTAGCTGATAGAATCActtgttgccactaggtgtctCTGTAGCATTTCAGCTGCTATGGGTGATGTTAAGGGCTGAAAATATTATTTCATAATTATTTATCATCAAGGAGAGTCGTATTATAGCCAAGTCTAGTCTGAGGCAGGTGGGTGAATAATTTAATGTGAACTCtgttaaaatatttcaaactgTGGAAACAGAGTTATCCTGTGAGTTCATCTTTTCAAAAGCATCAAAGGCAGAAAAGAGAACTGGCTTGAGATTGCAATTTAACTCATAGCTACGATTGCCTTGGATGTTTCCACGAAGGAATTTTATTGGATATCTGCCGGCAGGTAAGACATTTTAGGTCAGAGAGAGGTGAGAGAAGAGAGCAGATGGCACACAGGAGGGGGGGCCTGGCGCCCGACCTGGACACTGTGCTGGAAAACTGAAATTTGAATAACAGTTAACAAGATGAACAAAATGTTTGAAACAATATTATGCAGTCAAGttaccaaaaagaaaacatgataatattttgaatatGTGTATTGATGTTTCTAAGTGCAGCAAACTGCTTCTAATATAAACacaacagactttttttttcctctgaataTCTTTTATTGTTCAATCTACATCAGTCTGTGCTTAGACAAACTGCCTCCAATCTTTTCATAGTTTGTAGGATACATTTATGACCAAAGAACACATTTCACACTGCTACAGATTGACAGAACTGCCATATTGAATGTTAAGATATCTATTTACTGTCATGCTGAGTGTTTTTATCAGAAGTAATGACTTACTGATGCTGTTACTGCTGCTAGTGTGGCATCTGGCATTATAATGGCATCTATGAGTCCTGATGGATGGACGGCATTCCATAGCATTGTCCTTCTATGGTAGGAATTTGCACTGTAATTTACAGTTTAATGAAACTGGACCTTACATCCTCGAGCCCAGCGTAAAACAAATAGACAAACAATGTAATATGTTAATCCCTTGTCGTAAAAATCATATGCATTGACACTTTCACCAATCCTTGTAGCACAATGTCTTACTTGCACCTATGCTTATTACTTGTGCAGTATTTGAAGATAGTAAACAGCTATGATCGTATAGAGATCTTAAAGTATCTACAGCTTTGTATATCCTTTTGGTTATGAGGATTAGCATAGTCATCCTGTACCTAATAGTATTTCATGATTAcaatgtatataaaaaaagaccTCCGCAGAGTGACACTTTTGTACATGTTGtgtgtctctttttttgttttgtacataGCTGTAATGGTTagcttttattttcacattgtCTTATTCTGTCTCTCACCATAATTTATGGCAACTCCTTTGTAGCTTCACTTTGGCAGTCAAATCCAGTGGTGCAGATGGAGGACCCGTGGCCTCCCCTGGTCAAACAACGAGAGTCGTTTCATCCCAAGACCCGCGTTCCTGCCAAGCCCTAAGACGGGCCGTCTTGTGCAGCATAGTTCCTTGTAGAGTCTTTGAGTTTGTGGTTAGTGCTTTCGCAACTAACCAATGTTGTGCTAGTTGGTAGAAACCCCCTTATCTTGCTGGTCTGTTTAAAGGCCATTTCACAGTTAAGTCCCAAGCAGCAGTCTTGTTCAGGGGCAGGGTGAGAGATGCCAGAGGCTCTGAAGGGCCAGTAGTGTTGGCACATTCACTCCAGTCACTCCGATGCTAGACCAGTGATTCCTGAAATTTCCCTTTGCTTACCAGTCCAAAGCTTTTCAAGCTCCTTCTACTTCATGCCATATCTGATTATTTTAAGCTGCAACTTAAGCCAGCCTCTCTGTAATCCTCATTATTAGGAAACACTGCACTAGCCAAAGTAGACTTTTCAGCATGTAGCTAATACGGCTATCTCTGCTATAAAACTGGCTCTTTGAAGTATTTTCTACAGCAATGTCAGACAAAGTTTTGTCATAAAAGCTTGTCGGCCATGTAGTACATACATTTATACATCTGATGTTAGCTGTATTAGCTACAGCTGGTAGGCTGATAAGGTGTTTAATAGCTGACTGGGGTAAAGAACTGTATACACTGTTGCCCTTCAGGGCCCCGGGACAGACCTTGACCTTTGACATCAGGGTCATGAGCCATCTCTGTGAGAGGCTTGAACATCCACAGGCTTCGTTCAAAATATGGACGCCAAGATGCAGGTCAatgaggaaagaagaaaaagtatcCCACCACGGTCTACATTTACTTAAAGCAGTTAAGACTTAGAAGGTTTTCATATGAACAGGCAAAGTTGTCATTTTGTTAAACAAATATTCAGTGGAGGATACTTTTTCAATCTTGTAGTCCCTTGTGCTCCCCTCAGCCTTGCTTCTCAGCTTTCTCTCCCCCGCCATCTTCTGGCTCTTCGCTTTCCTTCACAGACTGTTTTTGTCTGGCAACTCTGCCTCTGGACTACGGGGGAAGTAGACTGTGGCTTTGTGCTCCTCGTAGCGGTCGATGTGCTTGAGGTGTACCACCATATGCAGGGCATAGGCTAAGACGAGGAGCAGAATCAAAGATGTCACCAAGCCCATAAGGATGGCTGGTGTCAGGAAAGTAGCACAGTCACTGGCCGATGCAAACTTGTCTGACTGAACATTGAAGGCCTGGATCTGGAAGAGCAAAGAGAAGCCAGAAAGATGAGATTAGGCTGAACTAAAGAGGACAACTGGCTCTTACTGGGCTTACCAAGCATAGAGAAACTGGGCAGATGGACAGGTTGAGACAGCCTAAGCAGATGGCTAAACAGACAGAGTGGAAACAGACTGACAGTCTGCCAAACAGGCAGGAAAAGGACAGACTGACTGACCTATGGCCAAACAGGCGTAGCACAAAGGCAAAAAGCTGGCAAACACAGATACATGCACACCTATAGAGACCAGGACAAACAATGATATAATAGCAAATGTGCAGACATTATTAGAAGAGTTACACAACAAAGGCTGTGCCCTTTGTGCGACAGTATACCTGGAAATCAGTGAACGTGATGTGCCAATTAGCAGATGTGTCAGTGTGGGAGCTGGGCACTAGCAGGGTGTCGTATTTGTGCAGGCTGCTGACGTGCTGGCAATGGTAGGAGGAAGTGGCAGGAGCGTAGACCTCGCTGGCATTGAATGTAGCCTCTTGGGTCCAGTTGTAGTGGATGTGGACGCTGTCTAGTGTGAACCAATTTTGACCAGCTGCCTCGTAAAAAGTATTGGACATCTGTAGTCTGGTGGAGGACACAGTTCAGTTTGTTAGATGTACAGTCCACACACGACCACTTACGCTGTAAACTGTACGTTCTAATACAAAAATAATGTTGAATgtgataaataaaatgtaagaagTTAGTCAGTGTGTTTTTACCTTATTACAAGACCTCGCAAGTCCTCCACGTCACCAAACTTTAAAGAAAGCCTTTGGCAGAAAAAGACCAAAAGAAACGTACACATTTAACACAGAAACCCAGAGGAACTGTCAGTGCATTTTTTAAGATCTTCTTTCTACTGCCTTGTCTGATAGCAAGGTTCTGAAATATAATGTATCATGTATAATGTT from the Pelmatolapia mariae isolate MD_Pm_ZW linkage group LG20, Pm_UMD_F_2, whole genome shotgun sequence genome contains:
- the atp6ap1lb gene encoding ATPase H+ transporting accessory protein 1 like b is translated as MAAHAFLLCSLALLSALSRPGLSFHDEEAQPGLTYDEVPEILDRSKENPKQATRVTSSQDGEYGLESEEVYLTPEDENPLRRILQPFNWHHPGMSHSKRKLLQSLMGPYGPLSVSYNGKTCILFKAKRLAIRYRNHTFIDLTERVFNPNSPVDTKGSICTKEKATLSLKFGDVEDLRGLVIRLQMSNTFYEAAGQNWFTLDSVHIHYNWTQEATFNASEVYAPATSSYHCQHVSSLHKYDTLLVPSSHTDTSANWHITFTDFQIQAFNVQSDKFASASDCATFLTPAILMGLVTSLILLLVLAYALHMVVHLKHIDRYEEHKATVYFPRSPEAELPDKNSL